DNA from Numida meleagris isolate 19003 breed g44 Domestic line chromosome 9, NumMel1.0, whole genome shotgun sequence:
ATTGCAGTTACAGGGACTAAGAgagggacaaaaagaaaaaaaaatattaaatgaataGGAGGAGGAGTGGCagtaaaaatagtattttattcCCTTGCCCACCCAGTCTGCTTCTCCCTCTCATTCCCACAGCAACATtacaatcaggaaaaaaaaaaaaaaaaaaaaagaaaataaagaaaaaaggttgGGGGTGTGGGGAGGGGAAATACAGGGTAAAAACAGTCAAATCACAATAGGAAATTTTCAAAATAGGTTATTCAGTTTAGTCATCTTCATCTCCTTCGTCTTCAGCTTCTCGTTTCCTCTTCTGTCCCCGTTCTTCgtctaaaaaataaaacacagcttgAGTTACATGAGAGCTTCCACGAGTTGCTGAGATGCTGAACAAGTTCAGTAAGTTCTACTTTATTGGCAATTGGCCCAAGgagcaggaataaaaatgagccctttttttagaaagtttatgtatatatatatatatatatattaatctCTAGGAAGAAGTGGATTACTGCCATACCGGgttcttcttcatcttcatcatcatctACGTCACCATCGTTATAGCCTTCTTCATCCTCCTGGatttagggaaagaaagaaaaacaacaacaaaaataggtAAGAAAGTTGGTTTCAGCTCAGAACCTTTCACAATTTGGCAATATCCAGACAGAAAGTCCTTGAAGCAtcttaaaaaccaaacaaaaggCAGACACTTCCCACACACTTATATAAGTGCAGTTGTTGGAAGTTTTTTGCTGCAGCATAACTGGACTCCGGCCTAAGTTTCAGTGCAGAAAATTATAGCAGCCACTTCTAGCTTCAACTCTTCAGCAAGTAAGTGGTTTTGTGCTTCAGCTGATATGTAGCTACAAATTTTGTTATGATGTCCTGAGTTTAGTAAAACTTGATGACTGCTACTGATGATTGCTCAGATTCTGAGTAGCTGGCTCCTGCAGACACATTTTAGCTCCACTCCCAGGGGTTCTGTTAACAGCCAGGTCTCAGCAGAACGTGACCAGCTTATCACATCCtacacacagcagcaggactATGCTAAGAATTCAAGCATCCTGAAGAATCACAAGGCACACATACAGAGAAGAACCTCGGACTAAGAGCATAGGGTCAGTAACTCATGTCCCACTCCTCCTCCAGAGGCCCCATATGCTAGGTCTGCAGACACTTCTGACAGTACTTTTGACATCAGCAAAACCAGAATGATTTCATGTCAGTGGTCACTAGATGGCAGCTGGCTCACAGACAGGCAGCCCTCGAAGACACCCCCACTGTGATGCTTCTCAGGTGAAAACACAAAGCGTGCAATTACTGTACAGAAAAAGCCTGCAACCTTTGGTCGGTTTCTTGCCTAGCTATTCCCAGTTATGGAATGTTCACTTCATACCCATTATTAACTGCACAAATCCTTACCTCTTCCTCTCCGCTTacatcctcctcttctccttcctcttcttcctcctcgtCTTCTTCATCTTCTACTACCTGAGCGTCATCATCGTACTCCTCTTCTACACAATCAAACAAGATTAATTACTCAGACatttaaagtttcttttatCAACACTGCCACGAGATATGGGACCTCTTACTGACACAAGTAGCAAACAAAGCGTTGCTTAAAAGCAATACAGAACTAAAAGCAGGCACAGTCCTGTTCCTCTTTAGCCAAGCAACAGGGTAGTGTGGCAGCTGTCTCCATGGatggagctgctccagggctgcaggacCTTTGACAGTAAGTTACAGCAGCCTCAGGActgcttcagctgctccagTTCCCACTACTCAAATGTGGTTTAGTGCTTGTGGAACACTCTGCAGCTTTTCAACTGCAAGagtccatttttttcccaacaggGATGGGATAGAACTTTTTAAAAGCCAACCATGCACTGGGAACCCTTCCTAGGGGAAGCAGCTTGCCTTCATGCCACAAGAGCAATACAAAAGGGGTCACACACAATCCACCATACGAATTTACAATTCGTTTTCAAGAGGAAAGTACTTAAATACAACTAGCCCGAGCAACAAGCCAGGAATGTTTCTCATGCTGCAGGAATGGCGTTTTGGGAgctttttcatgcatttcaaCACAGGCTCAGACTTGTGCTCTGATGAAGAGAACCTGTCCTTGCTGAAtctttgtgctgctggatgAATGCACCAGtctgcctggcactgctgcagcactcacCCCTTTCACCAGGGCTCGCATTCAGCACTCAAGGGAAAAGTGCAAGTCCAGCtattctgcttttgctgtgcagctgggTTTGAAGAGTCTAGCAAATTCCCCAAAGTCAGCCTGATACTCATCCAACCGGCACACTGATGCCTCTGAGTGCAGTCTGCCAGGGAGGCAGAATGGCACCTACAGCACAGTAGAACCCACGGTTCATTTTGCTGTCATTAAAAAGTTGCTTGCTGCTTCATTAGTGCCTTTCACAGAGCTTGCCCCAGGCAAGCTTCAATACATTCTCCTCTCTTTTGCCTGATCCCAATCAGATCGTCCTTAAAGATGAGCTATACCCTCCTAGCAATGCCTTAGCTTCTCTGCTTGATCCCTTGACTTAACTACTCTTTTCTATGCCTACTCTGGTTCCCTGCTCTACCCTTCTCTGCCAGGGTCTACGCAACCACGCATACTTCCCTGATTTCATGGTTCCTGGAAAACTGCAGGGTGTGCACCTCatcttttcttatgtttctcCCTTACATACTCATCCCCTGATGTTTATTGTTCCCTTAACTGTTCTGGTGTCCTTACTCCTTGTCGTCTTCTTCCTTCTGGCCCCTTTCATCTATACCCTTTCACTCCCCATCTTTCAGCCGAAATAAGCTTGAGAAAAAAGCTCTTTCAGGCCCTGCCCATCTCCATTCCCCTCGCTCCTTCAAAGGACTGAAGAACTTCTCCTTTACATCAGTCAGCTAGGAGCTGCTGAGAACACCCTTCTCTTGCCAATAAGccagagctggaagcagaacacagcacacagcataTCAATCTTCCAACTTACATACACCAAGTGGCACAATTCACATACCgtcttcatcttcctcctcgTCGTCTAAGCCCTCCACGTAGCCCTCTGCATCAGAGTCCGGTGCTTCTTTGTCATCCCGATCTTTCACTAGAGATAAGACTGAGAAAGTTGTTCTTTCAGGCCCTGACCACCTCCTTTCCCCTCGTTCCTTCAGAGGACACTGAGTTACTTCTCCTTTACATCAGTCAGGAAGAAGCTGCTGAGAACACCCTTCTCTTGCCAACAAGTCAGAGCTGGAAGCAATATGTACTAGGCAGCATATTGCTCTTTTAACTTACACACACTAAGTAGCACAATTCACATAccatcttcatcttcctcctcatcGTCTAAGCCCTCCACGTAGCCCTCTGCATCAGAGTCCGGTGCTTCTTTGTCATCCCGATCGTAGCCATCGAGGTATGTGAGTTGTGGGAGGAGCTTGAATACATTTTCTCTATAATCATTCAAGTTGGTAACCTCGCAATTGAAAAGATCTAAACTCTTCAGGTTTTCTAactttttctgcaaggaaagaaaagtctcTGAAGTTTGCTGTTACAATAGACCCCTGCAGAACAGACAGTTTAACAAGAGCTGGTTAATGTGTTCAAGAGCTTCTCGTGACAAAAGGGGTCATTTCAGCCTCTGCCTACCGAATTGGGGCGGAACAGAAATCTGCAATGTCTGGGCAATGCTGCTGCAGTATCTGTGAGTGGAAAAGACTCTTAAGTTAAGCACCTTGCAAGTGGAAGACTGGGCTTCGGAAAGAGGTAATGGTACAAAAATCACATGTGTTGTGAGGGATC
Protein-coding regions in this window:
- the ANP32A gene encoding acidic leucine-rich nuclear phosphoprotein 32 family member A isoform X2, producing the protein MDMKKRIHLELRNRTPSDVKELVLDNCRSYEGKIEGLTDEFEELEFLSTINVGLTSVANLPKLNKLKKLELSDNRVSGGLEVLAEKCPNLTHLNLSGNKIKDLGTIEPLKKLENLKSLDLFNCEVTNLNDYRENVFKLLPQLTYLDGYDRDDKEAPDSDAEGYVEGLDDEEEDEDVKDRDDKEAPDSDAEGYVEGLDDEEEDEDEEEYDDDAQVVEDEEDEEEEEEGEEEDVSGEEEEDEEGYNDGDVDDDEDEEEPDEERGQKRKREAEDEGDEDD
- the ANP32A gene encoding acidic leucine-rich nuclear phosphoprotein 32 family member A isoform X1: MDMKKRIHLELRNRTPSDVKELVLDNCRSYEGKIEGLTDEFEELEFLSTINVGLTSVANLPKLNKLKKLELSDNRVSGGLEVLAEKCPNLTHLNLSGNKIKDLGTIEPLKKLENLKSLDLFNCEVTNLNDYRENVFKLLPQLTYLDGYDRDDKEAPDSDAEGYVEGLDDEEEDEDVLSLVKDRDDKEAPDSDAEGYVEGLDDEEEDEDEEEYDDDAQVVEDEEDEEEEEEGEEEDVSGEEEEDEEGYNDGDVDDDEDEEEPDEERGQKRKREAEDEGDEDD